The following are from one region of the Nymphaea colorata isolate Beijing-Zhang1983 chromosome 7, ASM883128v2, whole genome shotgun sequence genome:
- the LOC116257400 gene encoding SWI/SNF complex subunit SWI3A isoform X1, with protein MQDSGEPLSNFIPRDDGGSMPSTAERKVELVPDSSESARELYTIPSYSSWFSWDDIHEIEKQHLKEFFDGSSISRTPRIYKEYRDFMINKYREDPTRRLTFTELRKMLIGDVCLIHKVYDFLDSWGLINFQSSDQSKEECEEAQFSLVVEEGIPLGIRVILNPAKSSSSSSTGEKGDDKFKFPPLTSYVDVFDSSKTSKENGGAERHSPSERVCVNCLQECGSSHYFSEKEEILICANCFKSGNYGQGRSADDFSLKDCANNTSNDVSESWSDAEVLLLLEGALKYGDDWDLVAGHVKTKSKHDCILKLIQLPSVDHMVSNPNSRANHRNNDTKGAVATSFEVTKIEDQDDEHSAGTTVPLESVEGHSVKRRCLSPLADAGTSLITQVASLSTMVSPSVAVAAAEAAVSALCNESPSARMLLGTDMEERAHGYGAAVLLEFERAKAVETCKIGKRDEQLGKPPVSIDEKIGTSMLRMRAAVATALGAAAANAKLLADQEDREIEHLVSSIIEAQVRKIECKIKHFEELEQIMDNEYVYTQNVKDSVLSVHLDILQRNLNAGILRGSNQTYVKPFVGLPEMSWT; from the exons ATGCAGGACTCGGGCGAGCCGCTTAGTAACTTCATTCCCCGAGACGATGGCGGATCGATGCCTTCGACTGCCGAACGCAAGGTGGAGCTGGTGCCCGATTCGTCCGAGTCGGCGCGGGAGCTGTACACGATCCCTAGCTACTCGA GTTGGTTTTCTTGGGATGATATTCATGAAATAGAGAAGCAACATCTTAAGGAATTCTTTGATGGTAGCTCGATTTCTAGAACTCCCCGGATATACAAGGAGTACCGTGATTTCATGATTAACAAATATCGGGAAGACCCCACAAGAAGATTAACATTCACGGAGTTGAGGAAAATGTTGATTGGAGATGTTTGTTTGATTCACAAAGTGTACGACTTCTTGGACAGTTGGGGCTTGATTAACTTTCAGAGCTCTGATCAGTCTAAGGAAGAATGTGAAGAAGCACAGTTCTCGTTGGTTGTTGAAGAAGGAATTCCATTGGGTATTCGAGTGATTCTGAATCCTGCAAAGAGTTCTTCCTCCAGTAGTACCGGAGAGAAGGGTGATGACAAGTTCAAGTTTCCGCCGTTGACATCTTATGTGGATGTGTTCGACAGTTCAAAAACTTCTAAAGAAAACGGAGGAGCAGAGCGTCACTCTCCATCTGAACGTGTTTGCGTCAATTGTTTGCAGGAGTGTGGTTCCAGTCACTACTTCTCTGAGAAG GAAGAGATTTTGATTTGTGCAAATTGCTTCAAGAGTGGAAATTATGGTCAAGGAAGGTCTGCTGATGATTTTTCTCTCAAAGATTGTGCTAATAACACCAGCAATGATGTGTCCGAGTCATGGTCTGATGCAGAAGTGTTACTTCTCTTGGAAGGTGCTCTCAAGTATGGGGATGACTGGGACCTTGTTGCTGGTCATGTGAAAACGAAAAGTAAACATGATTGTATTTTAAAGCTCATACAGCTTCCGTCTGTTGACCACATGGTGAGCAACCCTAATAGTAGAGCTAACCATAGGAATAATGACACCAAAGGAGCAGTGGCTACATCATTTGAGGTTACCAAGATTGAAGATCAAGATGATGAACATTCTGCAGGGACCACGGTACCCTTGGAAAGTGTGGAAGGCCATTCTGTCAAGCGGCGATGTCTTTCACCACTTGCTGATGCTGGCACCTCATTGATTACACAG GTTGCTTCCCTGTCCACAATGGTTAGCCCCTCTGTGGCAGTTGCTGCAGCTGAGGCTGCTGTTTCTGCCCTATGCAATGAGAGCCCATCTGCAAGGATGTTGTTAGGCACTGACATGGAGGAAAGGGCTCATGGCTATGGTGCTGCAGTTTTGCTGGAGTTCGAAAG AGCAAAGGCTGTGGAAACATGCAAGATTGGAAAAAGAGATGAACAATTAG GTAAACCGCCTGTCAGCATTGATGAAAAAATTGGCACATCAATGTTACGAATGCGAGCTGCTGTTGCTACTGCACTGGGTGCAGCAGCTGCAAATGCGAAGCTACTTGCAGACCAGGAAGACAGAGAGATTGAACACTTAGTGTCAAGTATCATTGAAGCACAg GTTAGGAAGATTGAATGCAAGATCAAGCATTTCGAGGAGTTGGAGCAGATAATGGACAATGAATATGTCTATACACAAAACGTGAAAGATTCTGTTCTCTCTGTTCATCTTGATATTTTGCAGAGAAACCTAAATGCTGGAATTCTGAGAGGGAGTAATCAGACATATGTCAAACCCTTTGTGG GATTACCGGAGATGTCTTGGACGTAG
- the LOC116258166 gene encoding TPD1 protein homolog 1-like encodes MSSMAASKNLFLASLLLAILLRATAQCPEGKLDIAVVETGRTVAGKREWKVTVTNICFCTQSNLVLNCPDFSTAEAIDYAVFRQVDHGHCLVRGGEPIHGDETVTFKYAADRQTRFSYSSSTISCS; translated from the exons ATGTCATCCATGGCTGCTTCTAAGAATCTCTTTCTTGCGTCTCTCCTTCTAGCAATCCTGCTTCGTG CCACGGCTCAGTGCCCGGAAGGCAAGCTCGACATCGCCGTGGTGGAGACCGGCCGGACGGTGGCCGGAAAGAGGGAGTGGAAGGTGACCGTGACCAACATTTGCTTCTGCACGCAATCGAACTTGGTGCTGAACTGCCCCGACTTCTCCACCGCCGAGGCGATCGACTATGCCGTTTTCAGGCAGGTGGACCACGGCCACTGCCTCGTCAGGGGCGGAGAGCCCATCCACGGCGATGAAACCGTCACTTTCAAATACGCAGCCGACCGCCAGACTCGCTTCTCCTACTCTTCTTCCACAATCTCCTGCTCTTAG
- the LOC116257400 gene encoding SWI/SNF complex subunit SWI3A isoform X2, producing the protein MINKYREDPTRRLTFTELRKMLIGDVCLIHKVYDFLDSWGLINFQSSDQSKEECEEAQFSLVVEEGIPLGIRVILNPAKSSSSSSTGEKGDDKFKFPPLTSYVDVFDSSKTSKENGGAERHSPSERVCVNCLQECGSSHYFSEKEEILICANCFKSGNYGQGRSADDFSLKDCANNTSNDVSESWSDAEVLLLLEGALKYGDDWDLVAGHVKTKSKHDCILKLIQLPSVDHMVSNPNSRANHRNNDTKGAVATSFEVTKIEDQDDEHSAGTTVPLESVEGHSVKRRCLSPLADAGTSLITQVASLSTMVSPSVAVAAAEAAVSALCNESPSARMLLGTDMEERAHGYGAAVLLEFERAKAVETCKIGKRDEQLGKPPVSIDEKIGTSMLRMRAAVATALGAAAANAKLLADQEDREIEHLVSSIIEAQVRKIECKIKHFEELEQIMDNEYVYTQNVKDSVLSVHLDILQRNLNAGILRGSNQTYVKPFVGLPEMSWT; encoded by the exons ATGATTAACAAATATCGGGAAGACCCCACAAGAAGATTAACATTCACGGAGTTGAGGAAAATGTTGATTGGAGATGTTTGTTTGATTCACAAAGTGTACGACTTCTTGGACAGTTGGGGCTTGATTAACTTTCAGAGCTCTGATCAGTCTAAGGAAGAATGTGAAGAAGCACAGTTCTCGTTGGTTGTTGAAGAAGGAATTCCATTGGGTATTCGAGTGATTCTGAATCCTGCAAAGAGTTCTTCCTCCAGTAGTACCGGAGAGAAGGGTGATGACAAGTTCAAGTTTCCGCCGTTGACATCTTATGTGGATGTGTTCGACAGTTCAAAAACTTCTAAAGAAAACGGAGGAGCAGAGCGTCACTCTCCATCTGAACGTGTTTGCGTCAATTGTTTGCAGGAGTGTGGTTCCAGTCACTACTTCTCTGAGAAG GAAGAGATTTTGATTTGTGCAAATTGCTTCAAGAGTGGAAATTATGGTCAAGGAAGGTCTGCTGATGATTTTTCTCTCAAAGATTGTGCTAATAACACCAGCAATGATGTGTCCGAGTCATGGTCTGATGCAGAAGTGTTACTTCTCTTGGAAGGTGCTCTCAAGTATGGGGATGACTGGGACCTTGTTGCTGGTCATGTGAAAACGAAAAGTAAACATGATTGTATTTTAAAGCTCATACAGCTTCCGTCTGTTGACCACATGGTGAGCAACCCTAATAGTAGAGCTAACCATAGGAATAATGACACCAAAGGAGCAGTGGCTACATCATTTGAGGTTACCAAGATTGAAGATCAAGATGATGAACATTCTGCAGGGACCACGGTACCCTTGGAAAGTGTGGAAGGCCATTCTGTCAAGCGGCGATGTCTTTCACCACTTGCTGATGCTGGCACCTCATTGATTACACAG GTTGCTTCCCTGTCCACAATGGTTAGCCCCTCTGTGGCAGTTGCTGCAGCTGAGGCTGCTGTTTCTGCCCTATGCAATGAGAGCCCATCTGCAAGGATGTTGTTAGGCACTGACATGGAGGAAAGGGCTCATGGCTATGGTGCTGCAGTTTTGCTGGAGTTCGAAAG AGCAAAGGCTGTGGAAACATGCAAGATTGGAAAAAGAGATGAACAATTAG GTAAACCGCCTGTCAGCATTGATGAAAAAATTGGCACATCAATGTTACGAATGCGAGCTGCTGTTGCTACTGCACTGGGTGCAGCAGCTGCAAATGCGAAGCTACTTGCAGACCAGGAAGACAGAGAGATTGAACACTTAGTGTCAAGTATCATTGAAGCACAg GTTAGGAAGATTGAATGCAAGATCAAGCATTTCGAGGAGTTGGAGCAGATAATGGACAATGAATATGTCTATACACAAAACGTGAAAGATTCTGTTCTCTCTGTTCATCTTGATATTTTGCAGAGAAACCTAAATGCTGGAATTCTGAGAGGGAGTAATCAGACATATGTCAAACCCTTTGTGG GATTACCGGAGATGTCTTGGACGTAG
- the LOC116257401 gene encoding ACT domain-containing protein ACR6-like, with amino-acid sequence MLDMDDAYERLIRRMNPPRVVIDNDSCETETVIQVDSVNKHGILLEVVQILADLNLIIKKAYISSDGGWFMDVFNVTDQDGKKLMDEKIIGYIQKSLGPDASFSQPLMRSVGVTADKKHTSIELIGSDRPGLLSEVCAVLTNLKCNVVEAEVWTHNARAAAVVRVTDATTGTAIEDPKRLSSIKELLCSVLKGNNDLSTAKTRVSLEVVHRQRRLHQMMYEDRDYERTERAAPARDGDATGLRPQVTLTDCSEKDYSVVMMQSKDRPKLLFDTVCTLTDMQYVVFHGKVDTTRMEAYQEYYIRHVDGFPINSEPERQRVIQCLEAAIERRASEGLRIELSTDDRVGLLSDVTRIFRENSLCITRAEITTKDSQAVDTFYVQDISGNPVDSKSIESIRQQLGKMVMKVKQGSALPPSTPPQETITGFLFGNLFKARSLHNFRLIRSCS; translated from the exons ATGCTGGACATGGACGATGCATATGAGAGACTCATCAGAAGGATGAACCCGCCAAG GGTTGTTATTGATAATGACTCTTGCGAAACTGAAACTGTAATCCAG GTTGACAGTGTTAATAAACATGGAATTCTTCTGGAAGTGGTTCAGATTCTTGCAGATCTCAACCTCATCATTAAAAAGGCTTATATCTCTTCCGATGGAGGATGGTTCATGGATG TATTTAATGTAACCGACCAAGACGGCAAAAAGCTGATGGACGAAAAGATCATTGGTTATATTCAAAAG TCCCTTGGACCTGATGCAAGCTTCTCTCAACCCTTGATGAGATCAGTTGGAGTGACGGCTGACAAGAAGCACACTTCCATTGAACTGATCGGCTCAGACCGACCTGGCTTACTGTCCGAAGTCTGCGCTGTGCTAACAAACTTGAAATGTAATGTGGTCGAAGCTGAAGTCTGGACGCATAACGCCAGAGCGGCGGCAGTAGTCCGTGTGACAGACGCGACGACGGGCACCGCCATTGAAGACCCCAAGCGGCTCTCGTCGATTAAGGAGCTTCTCTGCAGCGTTCTGAAAGGCAACAATGACTTGAGCACTGCTAAAACCAGAGTCTCCCTGGAGGTTGTGCACAGGCAGAGGAGGCTGCACCAAATGATGTACGAAGACCGAGACTACGAACGGACCGAGAGAGCGGCCCCTGCGAGGGATGGAGATGCTACGGGCCTCAGGCCTCAAGTCACTCTTACGGACTGCTCAGAAAAGGATTACTCTGTTGTGATGATGCAGTCCAAGGACCGGCCAAAGCTGCTCTTCGACACGGTCTGCACTCTAACTGATATGCAGTATGTAGTCTTCCATGGAAAAGTTGATACAACGAGGATGGAAGCTTACCAG GAATACTATATCAGACATGTCGATGGTTTCCCTATCAACTCTGAGCCAGAGAGGCAACGAGTGATCCAGTGTCTGGAAGCAGCTATCGAGAGGAGAGCATCAGAG GGATTGAGAATAGAACTGAGCACAGACGACAGGGTGGGCCTTCTCTCTGATGTCACAAGGATATTCCGTGAAAACAGTTTATGCATCACAAGAGCAGAGATCACAACCAAGGACAGCCAAGCAGTCGATACTTTCTACGTCCAAGACATCTCCGGTAATCCTGTTGATAGTAAGTCAATAGAATCAATACGTCAGCAACTCGGTAAAATGGTTATGAAGGTGAAGCAAGGATCCGCTCTCCCTCCAAGCACTCCACCCCAAGAGACAATCACTGGATTTCTCTTTGGGAACCTATTCAAGGCTCGGTCACTTCATAATTTTAGATTGATAAGATCATGCTCATGA